Proteins encoded within one genomic window of Natator depressus isolate rNatDep1 chromosome 1, rNatDep2.hap1, whole genome shotgun sequence:
- the TMEM139 gene encoding transmembrane protein 139, with the protein MWVESHWRGIRQALLFVFTAALLTGVTMLAISSNINAVGFFFLGVGGMCLIGYLLSVFVECFLKHRHPQDTNQAATRRQSQAGVNAAYEAPAYEEVVTMTPAPTVWTITSNSGTVPSTVGEPPPYSVVIEPPSMAETGAETFSISVASGIRRASEADAGSRLHLRLVLPPRMQRFVSDIHDVKGVEDRLERLEPLTPPPAYESPTDDDVFAEAFQPSRQ; encoded by the exons ATGTGGGTAGAGTCACATTGGAGAGGCATCCGCCAAGCTCTGTTGTTTGTCTTCACTGCTGCACTTCTCACTGGGGTCACCATGCTGGCTATCTCCTCTAACATCAACGCAGTGGGATTCTtcttcctgggggtggggggcatgtgcCTGATTGGCTACCTGCTGAGTGTGTTTGTGGAATGCTTCCTGAAGCATCGGCACCCACAGGATACAAATCAGGCAGCCACAaggaggcagagccaggcagg GGTGAATGCTGCCTATGAAGCACCAGCCTATGAGGAGGTGGTGACAATGACACCAGCCCCAACAGTCTGGACGATCACCTCCAATTCAGGCACAGTGCCCTCAACAGTAGGGGAGCCCCCACCATACAGTGTGGTCATTGAGCCGCCCAGCATGGCAGAAACTGGGGCGGAGACCTTCAGCATCTCAGTGGCATCAGGCATCAGGCGTGCCTCTGAGGCAGACGCAGGCTCCAGGCTGCACCTTAGGTTGGTGCTGCCCCCGAGGATGCAGCGCTTTGTCTCAGATATCCATGACGTCAAAGGTGTTGAAGACAGGCTGGAGCGGCTGGAGCCACTCACCCCACCACCTGCTTATGAGAGTCCCACTGATGATGATGTCTTTGCAGAAGCTTTCCAACCCTCAAGACAATGA